Proteins encoded by one window of Nicotiana tabacum cultivar K326 chromosome 10, ASM71507v2, whole genome shotgun sequence:
- the LOC107802341 gene encoding KH domain-containing protein At2g38610, with the protein MSGLYNPNFSPARAASPQIRSTPDVDSNQYLSELLAEHQKLGPFMQVLPICSRLLNQEILRVSGMLPNQGFGELDRLRHRSPSPMGSANLMSNVSGAGLAGWNGLPQERLSGPPGMSMDWQGAPASPSSYTVKRILRLEIPVDTYPNFNFVGRLLGPRGNSLKRVEATTGCRVFIRGKGSIKDPDKEEKLRGRPGYEHLNEPLHILIEADLPASVVDIRLRQAQEIIEELLKPVDESQDFIKRQQLRELALLNSNFREESPGPSGSVSPFNTSGMKRPKTGR; encoded by the exons ATGTCAGGTTTGTATAATCCCAACTTTTCACCTGCTAGAGCTGCTTCTCCTCAGATTAGAAGTACCCCTGATGTTGACAG CAATCAGTACTTGTCAGAGCTATTGGCGGAGCATCAAAAGCTTGGACCTTTCATGCAAGTTCTTCCCATATGTAGCAGACTCTTGAATCAAG AGATTTTAAGGGTTTCCGGAATGTTGCCAAACCAAGGATTTGGTGAACTTGACAGATTGCGACATAGAAGTCCCAGTCCGATGGGTTCAGCAAACCTTATGTCTAATGTTTCTGGAGCAGGATTGGCTGGTTGGAATGGACTTCCCCAGGAG AGGTTAAGTGGACCTCCTGGAATGTCAATGGACTGGCAAGGGGCCCCAGCAAGTCCTAGTTCGTACACTGTGAAAAGAATATTGCGCTTAGAAATTCCAGTCGACACTTATCCGAAT TTTAATTTTGTCGGGCGACTTCTGGGTCCCAGAGGAAATTCATTGAAACGGGTGGAAGCTACTACAGGATGTCGTGTTTTTATTAGAGGAAAAGGGTCAATAAAAGATCCGGACAAG GAGGAGAAACTAAGGGGAAGACCAGGATATGAGCACCTGAATGAACCACTCCATATTTTAATTGAAGCTGATTTGCCAGCCAGTGTTGTGGATATTAGATTGAGACAGGCACAAGAAATAATAGAGGAGTTGCTCAAGCCTGTG GATGAATCACAAGATTTCATAAAGAGACAGCAATTGCGTGAACTTGCGCTGCTAAATTCAAATTTTAGGGAAGAGTCTCCTGGTCCAAGTGGCAGCGTCTCCCCTTTCAATACTAGTGGAATGAAACGTCCCAAGACTGGCCGTTGA